A stretch of the Gracilinanus agilis isolate LMUSP501 chromosome 4, AgileGrace, whole genome shotgun sequence genome encodes the following:
- the LOC123245294 gene encoding pleiotropic regulator 1-like yields the protein MEKIQKESVDKLLFRSLKRTRDMFVADVAKPVQSDEESHRLKKAKRRACGPVLHMPIWKEDLREKGSQHAEDGDGHKEDPASKGQEPGYSGAARHQHPPGPGMAVTAGGRIPKTLNVSALQSKLCLAPSPPQSRSEANPTSASLGGIHQHAGLPGHSELPGLAMALMEAGGTKNAEMRAKRAHVVPKPQWHAPWKLSRVISGHLGWVRCIAVEPGNQWFVTGSADRTIKIWALASGKLKVTLTGHISTVRGVAVSARSPYLFSCGEDNQVKCWDLEYNRVIRHFHGHLSAVYGLDLHPTIDLLVTGSRDSTARIWDVRTKASVHTLAGHTGAVATVKCQAAEPQIITGSHDSTIRLWDLVAGRTRVTLTHHKRSVRAVVLHPTEYTFASGSPDNIKQWKLPDGNFIQNLSGHKAIINTLALSSKGVLVSGDDNGTLCLWDWKSGHNFQRLHSAAQPGSLDYESGISECVFDQSESRLLTAEADKTVKVYQEDDSIW from the coding sequence ATGGAGAAGATTCAGAAAGAGTCTGTGGACAAACTCCTGTTCAGATCATTGAAGAGGACCCGTGACATGTTTGTGGCTGATGTTGCAAAGCCTGTACAATCAGATGAAGAGAGTCACAGGCTAAAGAAGGCTAAACGCAGAGCGTGTGGTCCTGTGTTGCACATGCCAATTTGGAAGGAAGATCTTAGAGAGAAAGGCTCTCAGCATGCAGAGGATGGAGACGGGCACAAGGAGGATCCTGCCAGTAAAGGACAAGAACCTGGATATTCAGGGGCTGCTAGACATCAACATCCACCAGGACCTGGGATGGCTGTGACTGCAGGAGGTAGGATTCCAAAAACGCTGAATGTATCTGCTCTTCAGTCTAAGCTATGCTTAGCTCCATCTCCTCCACAATCCAGGTCAGAGGCAAACCCTACTTCAGCTAGCCTGGGTGGTATTCACCAACATGCTGGGCTTCCTGGACATTCAGAGCTACCTGGGTTAGCTATGGCTCTGATGGAAGCTGGTGGCACCAAGAATGCTGAAATGAGGGCCAAAAGGGCACATGTGGTGCCTAAACCACAGTGGCATGCCCCATGGAAACTCTCCCGAGTCATCAGTGGACATTTGGGCTGGGTCCGATGCATCGCTGTAGAGCCTGGGAATCAGTGGTTTGTTACTGGTTCTGCTGACAGGACCATAAAGATCTGGGCCCTGGCTAGTGGCAAATTAAAAGTGACCTTGACTGGACATATCAGCACCGTGCGAGGGGTGGCAGTAAGTGCAAGGAGTCCATACCTCTTCTCCTGTGGAGAAGATAATCAGGTGAAGTGCTGGGATCTCGAATACAACAGAGTTATCAGACATTTTCATGGACATCTAAGTGCCGTGTATGGGTTGGATTTGCACCCAACCATTGACCTGCTTGTGACTGGCAGCAGGGATTCCACCGCAAGGATATGGGATGTGAGGACCAAAGCCAGCGTGCACACTTTGGCGGGGCACACAGGGGCGGTGGCTACGGTGAAGTGTCAAGCTGCAGAGCCACAGATCATAACAGGAAGCCACGACTCGACCATCAGATTATGGGACTTGGTGGCAGGAAGAACACGGGTCACCCTGACCCATCACAAAAGGTCAGTGAGAGCAGTGGTTTTGCATCCCACTGAATACACGTTTGCCTCTGGCTCTCCAGACAACATAAAGCAGTGGAAATTGCCTGATGGAAACTTCATTCAAAACCTTTCTGGTCATAAAGCCATAATTAATACTCTAGCTCTGAGTTCAAAGGGAGTCCTGGTGTCTGGAGACGATAATGGCACTCTCTGTCTTTGGGACTGGAAAAGTGGACACAATTTCCAGAGACTACATTCAGCTGCGCAGCCTGGGTCTTTGGACTATgaatcaggaatatctgaatGTGTCTTTGACCAATCTGAAAGTCGATTGCTAACTGCAGAAGCTGATAAAACCGTTAAAGTATACCAAGAAGATGATTCAATTTGGTGA